Proteins found in one Labrenzia sp. VG12 genomic segment:
- a CDS encoding SDR family NAD(P)-dependent oxidoreductase yields MKLDSSVAAIVTGGASGLGAATARMLAGEGVKVTLFDRNAEQGEAVAAEIGGLFADVDVTDQASVEAGFETARKAHGQERILVNCAGIAPVAKTTSRGEAHPIDMFEKVVAVNLIGTFRCLSIAATGMVDLDPVTADGGRGVIVSTASVAAFDGQIGQVAYAASKAGVAGMTLPVARDLSKSGIRVMTIAPGIFETPMLLGLSQEVQDSLGQQVPFPSRLGKAAEYGQLVKSICKNDMLNGETIRLDGAIRMAPR; encoded by the coding sequence GTGAAACTGGATTCTTCTGTAGCCGCAATTGTGACAGGTGGGGCCTCGGGGCTCGGGGCGGCAACGGCCCGCATGCTGGCCGGTGAGGGTGTGAAGGTGACCCTGTTCGACCGCAACGCGGAGCAGGGGGAGGCCGTTGCAGCCGAAATCGGCGGTCTTTTCGCCGATGTTGATGTCACCGATCAGGCCAGCGTCGAGGCCGGTTTCGAGACGGCACGCAAGGCGCATGGCCAGGAGCGGATCCTGGTCAACTGCGCGGGCATTGCGCCGGTTGCAAAGACCACGTCGCGCGGCGAGGCGCATCCGATCGACATGTTTGAAAAGGTCGTGGCGGTCAATCTTATCGGAACCTTCCGCTGCCTTTCGATCGCTGCAACGGGCATGGTGGACCTCGACCCGGTCACGGCCGACGGTGGCCGCGGCGTCATCGTGTCGACCGCATCTGTGGCCGCCTTTGATGGTCAGATCGGCCAGGTTGCCTACGCCGCCTCGAAGGCCGGGGTCGCCGGCATGACCCTGCCGGTTGCCAGGGATCTGTCGAAATCAGGTATTCGCGTCATGACCATCGCGCCGGGTATTTTCGAAACACCCATGCTGCTGGGCCTCTCCCAGGAGGTTCAGGATTCGCTCGGTCAGCAGGTCCCGTTCCCGTCACGGCTCGGCAAGGCGGCTGAATATGGCCAGCTGGTCAAGTCGATCTGCAAAAACGACATGCTCAACGGTGAGACCATCCGCCTGGACGGTGCGATCCGCATGGCCCCACGCTAA
- a CDS encoding glycosyltransferase family protein produces MSSKTPKILIYSHDSFGLGHLRRCRAIAQSLVGDFDTLSVLILSGSPIIGSFEFRSRVDFVRIPGVIKLRNGEYTPLSLHINIDQTLAIRSSIIEHTAKVFDPDIFIVDKEPLGLRGEVLPTLEALKETDTRLVLGLRDVMDDPQILKEEWDRKNVYPALKDLYDEIWVYGPEDICDPLDGIDLPETVSDKLRYTGYLRRELPKSALDQPAPTPFDDEPYILVTPGGGGDGVEMVDWVMRAYEARQRPLFPALIVLGPFMPAAAAAQFSERAEHLRDVEIIRFTPQIEPYLANATAIVGMGGYNTFCEILSFDKPTLMVPRVVPRREQAIRAERAEKSGLLKVLPIDRYPDPDLMAAALSELPEMASPSSAGVDNLLGGLEIISSRVGEIFEEQQSDERKLVNF; encoded by the coding sequence ATGAGTTCCAAGACGCCGAAGATCCTCATCTACAGCCATGACTCCTTTGGGCTGGGCCACCTGCGCAGGTGCCGGGCCATTGCGCAGTCACTGGTCGGCGATTTCGACACCCTGTCCGTCCTGATCCTGTCCGGCTCCCCGATCATCGGCAGTTTCGAATTCCGCTCGCGGGTCGACTTTGTCCGGATTCCCGGCGTGATCAAACTGCGCAACGGCGAGTACACACCGCTCTCACTGCATATCAACATCGACCAGACGCTGGCGATCCGGTCCTCGATCATCGAACATACGGCGAAGGTGTTCGACCCGGATATCTTCATCGTCGACAAGGAGCCTCTGGGGCTGCGCGGCGAAGTGCTGCCAACCCTGGAAGCCCTGAAGGAAACGGATACGCGCCTGGTGCTCGGGTTGCGCGACGTGATGGATGATCCGCAGATCCTGAAGGAAGAGTGGGACCGCAAGAACGTCTATCCCGCGCTGAAAGACCTTTATGACGAGATCTGGGTCTATGGCCCTGAGGACATCTGCGATCCGCTTGACGGGATAGATCTGCCGGAAACCGTTTCCGACAAGTTGCGCTATACCGGATATCTGCGCCGCGAGTTGCCGAAGTCAGCGCTCGATCAACCGGCGCCGACGCCCTTCGACGACGAGCCCTATATTCTGGTGACACCGGGCGGTGGTGGCGACGGGGTCGAAATGGTCGACTGGGTCATGCGCGCCTATGAGGCCCGGCAAAGACCGCTTTTTCCGGCTCTGATCGTTCTGGGCCCCTTCATGCCGGCTGCAGCGGCCGCACAGTTCAGTGAACGGGCAGAGCATCTCCGGGACGTGGAAATCATACGCTTCACCCCTCAGATCGAACCGTACCTGGCCAACGCCACCGCCATTGTCGGCATGGGCGGCTACAACACGTTCTGCGAAATCCTGTCCTTCGACAAACCGACCCTTATGGTGCCGCGTGTGGTGCCGCGCCGGGAACAGGCCATTCGCGCCGAACGCGCCGAAAAGAGTGGTCTGCTCAAGGTCCTGCCGATTGATCGGTACCCGGATCCGGATCTGATGGCCGCCGCGTTGTCGGAGCTGCCGGAAATGGCCTCTCCCTCTTCCGCCGGTGTCGACAATCTGCTGGGCGGGCTCGAGATCATTTCGAGCCGTGTCGGAGAGATCTTCGAAGAGCAGCAATCCGACGAGCGGAAACTGGTCAACTTCTAG
- a CDS encoding glycosyltransferase family 4 protein, with translation MKIAFTAPMKPLDHPVPSGDRTMGRLIVRALESLGHEVTVASRFRAWRKDGSDTIQQQVRDNALAEAERVASDWEQTGYRPDLFLTYHLYHKAPDWIGPALADRFDLPYAIVEASRAPKRQTGDWAFGFAAADAALKRADAVAAIHNADLECLAAIVPHRNLSVLLPFLDAAPFLAASADAKPLAAAPLKLMAVGMMRDGDKQRSYEVLAAALNELRDTPWHLTIIGDGPMRAQVEALFPPDRTTFLGALEQDALAAQYARHDLLVWPAIREAFGLVLLEAQAAGLGVIAGDTFGVPDIVLDGETGLLSPEGDVGALAANLGKVLGTPSLADELGAAAREHILNVHTLEAGAARLNALIEKAKRNHLTARTSDTA, from the coding sequence ATGAAAATCGCCTTCACCGCACCGATGAAGCCTCTGGATCACCCGGTCCCCTCCGGTGACCGAACCATGGGCCGGTTGATCGTCAGGGCCCTGGAAAGCCTTGGCCATGAGGTGACGGTCGCAAGCCGTTTTCGGGCCTGGCGCAAGGACGGCAGTGACACGATCCAGCAACAGGTGCGCGACAACGCACTGGCGGAAGCCGAGCGTGTCGCCTCCGACTGGGAGCAAACCGGCTACCGGCCAGATCTTTTTCTGACCTACCATCTCTATCACAAGGCTCCGGACTGGATTGGCCCGGCTCTGGCCGACCGTTTCGATCTGCCCTATGCCATTGTCGAGGCAAGCCGCGCGCCGAAACGGCAGACCGGTGACTGGGCTTTCGGCTTTGCCGCAGCTGACGCGGCGCTCAAACGCGCCGACGCGGTCGCTGCCATCCACAATGCCGATCTGGAGTGTCTGGCCGCAATCGTGCCACACAGAAACCTCTCGGTGCTGCTGCCGTTTCTGGACGCGGCCCCGTTTCTGGCCGCTTCCGCCGACGCCAAACCGCTGGCCGCCGCCCCGTTGAAACTGATGGCCGTCGGCATGATGCGCGACGGCGACAAACAGCGGTCCTACGAGGTTCTGGCCGCGGCCCTCAATGAGCTGCGTGATACGCCCTGGCACCTGACCATCATTGGCGACGGACCAATGCGGGCGCAGGTTGAAGCGCTGTTCCCGCCCGACCGCACGACTTTTCTCGGCGCGCTCGAACAGGACGCACTCGCAGCCCAGTATGCCCGACACGACCTGCTCGTCTGGCCCGCCATCCGGGAGGCCTTCGGCCTCGTGCTTCTGGAAGCCCAGGCAGCAGGCCTGGGAGTTATCGCCGGGGACACGTTCGGGGTTCCCGACATCGTTCTTGACGGCGAAACCGGACTGCTCTCGCCGGAAGGCGACGTTGGTGCCCTGGCCGCCAATCTGGGCAAGGTGCTTGGAACACCGTCCCTCGCCGACGAACTGGGCGCCGCCGCACGCGAGCACATCCTGAATGTTCACACGCTTGAGGCCGGGGCTGCCCGCCTGAACGCGCTGATCGAAAAAGCAAAGCGCAACCATCTGACCGCCAGGACGAGCGACACGGCATGA
- a CDS encoding glycosyltransferase family 4 protein yields MSRIAVVVKGYPRLSETFIAQEILGLERRGIGVLIVALRKPYDPFIHDLHRQISAEVMYLPEYVRDDPARVARAKRWAEKQPTYATAKALFDADFKQQPNADRRRRWAQGCVFAHELPEDISWIYTHYLHTPCSAARYAAHLSGRSWSFSAHAKDIWTSPDWDLKTKINDAAWGVTCTAVNEKYLNGLADDPGKVELLYHGLDFSGFPEPDGEPSARDGSDAPVRLVSVGRAVEKKGYDDLLAALAQLPAKLNWTFTHIGGGELSDVLKGQADALGLSDRITWRGAQPREEVIAACKDADLFVLPSKLARSGDRDGLPNVLMEAQSMGLCCLSTQVSAIPELILDGKTGVLVAPGAPDQLKDALSRLIQAPQTRYELGQAAAKRVRSEFSTDPGLDRLAEKFRKVL; encoded by the coding sequence ATGTCCCGTATCGCCGTTGTGGTCAAAGGCTACCCGCGCCTGTCCGAAACCTTCATAGCGCAGGAAATCCTCGGTCTGGAACGACGGGGTATCGGTGTTCTGATCGTTGCCTTGCGCAAACCCTACGACCCCTTCATCCACGACCTGCACCGGCAGATATCGGCCGAGGTGATGTATCTGCCGGAATATGTGCGGGACGATCCGGCCCGCGTGGCCCGTGCCAAACGCTGGGCGGAAAAGCAGCCGACCTACGCGACCGCCAAGGCGCTGTTCGACGCGGATTTCAAACAGCAGCCCAATGCCGACCGCCGGCGGCGATGGGCACAGGGCTGTGTCTTCGCGCATGAATTGCCGGAAGACATCAGCTGGATCTACACCCACTATCTGCACACGCCCTGCTCGGCCGCACGCTACGCGGCCCATCTGTCCGGACGTTCCTGGTCGTTCTCCGCCCATGCCAAGGACATCTGGACCAGCCCGGACTGGGACCTGAAGACCAAGATCAACGATGCCGCCTGGGGTGTCACCTGCACGGCTGTCAACGAGAAATACCTGAACGGGCTTGCCGATGATCCCGGCAAGGTGGAGCTGCTTTACCACGGCCTCGACTTTTCCGGCTTTCCGGAACCCGACGGCGAGCCGTCGGCGCGTGATGGCAGCGATGCCCCCGTCCGCCTGGTGTCCGTCGGACGTGCGGTGGAGAAGAAGGGGTATGACGATCTCCTGGCCGCCCTTGCGCAGCTTCCAGCCAAGCTCAACTGGACCTTCACCCATATTGGCGGCGGTGAATTGTCGGATGTTCTGAAGGGTCAGGCAGATGCGCTCGGGCTTTCGGATCGGATCACCTGGCGCGGCGCGCAGCCGCGCGAAGAGGTCATCGCCGCCTGCAAGGACGCGGACCTGTTCGTGCTTCCCTCCAAACTGGCCAGGTCCGGCGACCGGGACGGTCTGCCCAACGTGCTGATGGAAGCCCAGTCGATGGGCCTGTGCTGCCTGTCGACACAGGTCTCCGCAATCCCCGAACTGATCCTTGATGGCAAAACCGGCGTTCTGGTCGCGCCCGGAGCACCGGACCAGCTGAAGGACGCCCTGAGCCGCCTCATTCAGGCCCCTCAGACGCGATACGAACTGGGACAGGCAGCGGCAAAGCGGGTCCGCTCCGAGTTTTCGACCGATCCGGGGCTTGACCGTCTGGCGGAGAAATTTCGTAAGGTTCTCTGA
- a CDS encoding cyclic nucleotide-binding domain-containing protein, translating to MTLETEVEALRKVPLFHGIDETKLRLLAFISDRTEYPAGERLCSQGEEGDCAFIILAGDADVLVATPEGEKKVAQVSENSIVGEIAILCDVPRTATLVAANNMDVLTVSKDDFLKLLKEFPDISLEVMRTLALRLERTTRDLADARRSAGNG from the coding sequence ATGACACTTGAAACGGAAGTCGAAGCGCTGCGAAAGGTGCCGCTATTCCACGGCATTGACGAGACGAAGCTGCGCCTCCTGGCCTTTATCAGCGACCGAACCGAATACCCGGCCGGCGAGCGCCTCTGCTCTCAGGGAGAAGAGGGCGATTGTGCCTTCATCATTCTTGCCGGAGACGCGGACGTTCTGGTTGCGACCCCGGAGGGGGAAAAGAAGGTCGCCCAGGTTTCGGAGAATTCGATTGTCGGCGAAATTGCCATTTTGTGCGATGTGCCACGAACGGCGACGCTTGTTGCCGCAAACAACATGGATGTTCTGACCGTTTCCAAAGATGATTTCTTGAAACTCTTGAAAGAATTTCCGGATATCTCACTTGAAGTGATGCGGACATTGGCGTTGCGGCTTGAACGGACGACCCGGGACTTGGCCGATGCGCGCCGCAGCGCTGGAAACGGCTAG
- a CDS encoding MBL fold metallo-hydrolase — protein MTEEFSLRCWGARGSTPTPGSSTLRYGGETSCFEIRAGDALVLVDCGSGARNLGMELCRNKTRSFDLLFTHTHLDHICGLPFFKPAYDPSFEVTAWAGHFQDETNLVDIVSRIMSPPIFPVAAKTLKAVEFKSFSAGENLPRSDDLVIRTTRLNHPGGACGYRFEFHGKSLCIITDHEHGDPEIDAALPDFVRDTDIMIYDAMFTDDEYQTYKGWGHSTWQKAVQLARDGNVKTPVLFHHDPRRSDDELDEIGLAAQNAYPGTLVASEGMVLRP, from the coding sequence GTGACCGAGGAATTTTCGCTTCGCTGCTGGGGCGCGAGAGGATCGACGCCGACACCCGGATCAAGCACGCTGCGTTACGGTGGCGAGACGTCTTGCTTCGAAATCCGCGCCGGCGACGCACTCGTCCTTGTTGACTGCGGATCCGGGGCCCGCAATCTCGGCATGGAATTGTGCCGGAACAAGACCCGTTCCTTCGATCTCCTGTTCACGCACACGCATCTCGACCACATTTGCGGCCTGCCCTTTTTCAAGCCGGCCTATGACCCAAGTTTCGAAGTGACGGCCTGGGCCGGCCATTTCCAGGACGAGACCAACCTCGTCGACATCGTCAGCCGGATCATGTCGCCACCGATATTTCCGGTGGCCGCCAAGACGCTGAAAGCTGTCGAGTTCAAGTCCTTCTCGGCCGGGGAGAATCTTCCTCGGTCGGACGATCTGGTGATCCGCACAACCCGGTTGAATCATCCAGGTGGCGCATGCGGTTACCGGTTCGAGTTTCACGGCAAGTCCCTGTGCATCATCACCGATCACGAACATGGAGACCCCGAGATCGACGCCGCCCTTCCGGACTTTGTCCGGGACACGGACATCATGATCTATGACGCCATGTTTACCGACGACGAGTATCAGACCTACAAGGGCTGGGGTCACTCCACGTGGCAAAAGGCCGTGCAGCTTGCCAGAGACGGAAATGTGAAGACCCCGGTCCTGTTTCACCACGATCCGCGCCGGTCTGACGACGAACTGGATGAAATCGGCCTTGCAGCCCAAAACGCCTATCCGGGCACTCTGGTTGCCAGCGAGGGGATGGTTCTGCGTCCCTGA
- a CDS encoding ABC transporter ATP-binding protein: MEKSLFGFIWKYSAKQQIFILMVTVLTYPVVYFLLELPKLIVNDAVQGDNFPRTIFGFDFDQIPYLVLLCLTFLFLVVVSNGLKFYLNVYKGRLGERMLRRLRFELFQRVLRFRLPHFRKVSSGEIIPMITSEVEDVGGYIGEAFALPAYQGGMLIVQLGFIFMQDPLLGLAAISSYPIQGYVIPLLQRRVVLLSRKRVKNVRVIADKVGESITGVAEIHANDAAAWHSADISDRLYENFKIRYEIFNRKFLIKFLNNFMNQLTPFFFYLIGGYLVIEGNLSIGALLAVIAAYKDLAGPWKLLLSFYQMTADVSVKYQTVVENFDPSDIYDTERLTADETVELTGDVKFENVNFSGGAAGQEVMDVSLTVPAGSSTAIVGPDGSGRSEVLQLAAGLVSASTGRVLIGEHDLDKLTDATLGREIAYVGGAVHVWTGTIRDNLYYGLRHRPLVPPKREGEDLKNYKRRVSEAKLTMNPIYDLGAEWEDFEAAGVDNERALDQKALELLKAVKLDKDIYRLGLQSRFDPSMDDGFADKILSVRNNLADRIAKEPALGGLVELWHRDQFNASASLADNLFFAVPSDPNVTMDDVPDLEEVKAFLTETGFDKKLQQIGLKIAETMLELFSNVSGDSGLLGAYSFITLDEIPDFERIVRIAKSGQQRPGLTEVDRSRLTGLAFKLVPARHRLGVMTDELRDEVIEARKRFLESVVKNSDNFVAFDPDVYLPPLTIEDNLLFGRARVDRRDARRRIDDVIRAIVEETGLRHPIIYAGFGYHVGVAGSKLSAGQRRKIALVRGLLKNAKITILDDIATGMTEDDKGLRDGLRDILAEKTFLYGTSNADIAAEFEQRFVFDQGRLTDKG, from the coding sequence ATGGAAAAGAGCCTTTTCGGTTTTATTTGGAAGTATAGTGCCAAGCAGCAGATCTTCATCCTCATGGTCACCGTGCTCACGTATCCGGTGGTCTATTTCCTGCTCGAACTGCCGAAACTGATCGTCAACGATGCGGTGCAGGGCGACAATTTCCCGCGGACTATTTTTGGCTTCGACTTCGACCAGATTCCCTATCTGGTGCTCTTGTGCCTGACGTTCCTGTTTCTCGTGGTCGTCTCCAACGGCCTGAAATTCTATCTGAATGTCTACAAGGGGCGTCTCGGCGAGCGCATGTTGCGGCGCTTGCGTTTCGAGCTGTTTCAACGGGTCCTGCGCTTCAGGCTGCCGCATTTCAGGAAGGTCAGTTCCGGCGAGATCATTCCGATGATCACATCGGAAGTGGAAGACGTCGGCGGCTATATCGGTGAAGCGTTTGCCTTGCCTGCCTATCAGGGCGGCATGCTGATCGTGCAGCTCGGCTTCATCTTCATGCAGGACCCGCTGCTCGGTCTTGCCGCGATCAGCTCCTATCCGATCCAGGGCTACGTTATTCCGCTTCTGCAGCGGCGCGTCGTGCTGCTCTCGCGCAAGCGCGTGAAAAACGTGCGGGTAATCGCCGACAAGGTCGGCGAGAGCATCACGGGTGTTGCCGAAATTCACGCAAACGACGCGGCTGCCTGGCATTCGGCGGACATTTCCGACAGGCTCTATGAGAACTTCAAGATCCGCTACGAGATCTTCAATCGGAAGTTCCTCATCAAGTTCCTGAACAATTTCATGAACCAGCTGACGCCGTTCTTCTTCTATCTGATCGGCGGCTATCTGGTGATTGAAGGCAATCTCAGCATCGGCGCATTGCTGGCCGTGATTGCCGCCTACAAGGACCTTGCCGGTCCCTGGAAACTGCTGCTGTCCTTCTATCAGATGACGGCGGATGTCAGCGTCAAGTACCAGACGGTCGTTGAGAATTTCGACCCGTCCGACATTTACGACACCGAGCGCCTTACCGCTGACGAGACGGTCGAGCTCACCGGCGACGTCAAGTTCGAGAACGTCAATTTTTCGGGTGGTGCCGCGGGTCAGGAAGTCATGGACGTGTCCCTGACCGTACCGGCAGGCAGTTCCACCGCCATTGTCGGGCCAGACGGATCCGGGCGGTCGGAGGTGCTGCAGCTCGCGGCCGGACTGGTCTCGGCCTCCACCGGCCGGGTCCTTATTGGCGAACACGATCTCGACAAGCTGACGGATGCGACGCTCGGCCGCGAAATTGCCTATGTCGGCGGCGCCGTCCATGTCTGGACCGGCACGATACGGGACAATCTCTATTACGGCCTTCGGCACAGGCCGCTCGTACCGCCCAAGCGCGAAGGCGAGGATCTGAAGAATTATAAACGCCGGGTCAGCGAAGCGAAGCTGACCATGAATCCGATCTATGACCTGGGCGCCGAGTGGGAAGACTTCGAAGCCGCCGGTGTCGACAACGAGCGCGCGCTTGACCAGAAGGCGCTTGAACTTCTGAAGGCCGTCAAGCTCGACAAGGACATTTACCGTCTTGGTCTGCAGTCCCGTTTCGATCCGTCCATGGATGACGGTTTTGCCGACAAGATCCTGAGCGTGCGGAACAATCTGGCCGACCGGATCGCGAAGGAGCCTGCACTCGGCGGATTGGTCGAGCTTTGGCACCGGGACCAGTTCAATGCGAGTGCCAGCCTGGCCGACAACCTGTTCTTCGCCGTCCCGTCGGACCCGAATGTCACGATGGACGATGTGCCCGACCTCGAAGAGGTCAAGGCCTTCCTGACGGAAACCGGCTTTGACAAGAAGCTGCAGCAGATCGGCCTGAAGATTGCCGAAACCATGCTGGAACTGTTCTCGAATGTCTCGGGCGACAGTGGCCTTCTCGGCGCTTATTCCTTCATCACGCTCGATGAAATTCCGGATTTCGAACGCATTGTCCGGATCGCGAAATCCGGTCAGCAACGGCCTGGCCTGACGGAGGTCGACCGGTCGCGCCTGACCGGCCTTGCGTTCAAGCTGGTTCCGGCCCGTCATCGTCTGGGGGTCATGACGGACGAACTCAGGGACGAGGTCATTGAAGCACGCAAACGTTTCCTTGAGAGCGTGGTCAAGAACAGCGACAACTTCGTTGCCTTTGATCCGGATGTCTACCTGCCGCCGCTCACCATCGAAGACAATCTTCTGTTCGGGCGCGCGCGCGTCGACCGACGCGATGCACGCCGCCGTATTGATGATGTCATTCGTGCGATCGTGGAGGAGACCGGATTGCGGCATCCGATCATCTATGCGGGCTTCGGCTATCATGTCGGCGTGGCCGGTTCCAAGCTTTCCGCGGGCCAACGGCGCAAGATCGCTCTGGTGCGCGGCCTTCTGAAAAACGCAAAAATCACCATATTGGACGATATCGCCACCGGAATGACAGAGGACGACAAGGGCCTGCGCGACGGCTTGCGCGACATCCTTGCCGAAAAGACATTCCTGTATGGCACGTCCAACGCAGACATAGCGGCCGAATTCGAGCAGCGTTTCGTATTCGACCAGGGACGGCTTACAGACAAGGGGTAA
- a CDS encoding adenylate/guanylate cyclase domain-containing protein, producing MSSFAKTVRYILRGGPPVDGLPDRVREDIRAREASSERLIGWVQLGLVLFFSTLYAIAPRAEGSAGFNFVPYALMAYFLFTVTRLVLSYRYELPEWYLLVSIFVDMSLLVGLIFSFHIQYGQHPTFYLKTPTLMYVFLFIGMRALRFDPRFVLTTGLVAVAGWLGLVFYAVVADMDRMRVTRNYVEYLTGNNILIGAELDKTMVILAVTVILSVALYRGRSMLFEATKDHAAAMDLRRFFSPEVAASITDADTELQAGEGRQRDAAILYADIRSFTSTSATLAPETVLAVLAEYQNMAVEVIVEEGGRVDKFLGDGILATFGAVQDSETYAADALRAAARLVESAALEQQRFLEAGWPHHLEIGTAVSAGPVTVGVIGSKRRLEFTVIGDAVNRAAKLEDANKVERSKALTDKSTFELALSQGLDLPLLEARPGAEVAGMKQPVDLVVLAR from the coding sequence ATGAGTTCATTTGCAAAAACAGTTCGATATATCCTGCGCGGCGGACCGCCCGTAGATGGTCTGCCCGACCGGGTTCGCGAGGATATCCGGGCGCGCGAAGCCTCCTCGGAACGGCTGATCGGCTGGGTGCAGCTTGGCCTGGTGCTGTTCTTTTCAACGCTTTATGCCATCGCGCCACGGGCGGAAGGCTCGGCCGGTTTCAACTTCGTGCCCTATGCGCTGATGGCGTATTTTCTGTTTACGGTGACGCGGCTGGTCCTGTCCTACCGCTATGAATTGCCGGAATGGTACCTGCTGGTGTCGATCTTCGTCGATATGAGCCTGCTGGTGGGATTGATCTTTTCCTTTCACATTCAATATGGCCAGCACCCGACCTTCTACCTGAAAACTCCGACGTTGATGTATGTGTTCCTCTTCATTGGCATGAGGGCATTGCGCTTTGATCCGCGTTTCGTTCTGACAACGGGGCTGGTCGCCGTAGCGGGCTGGCTTGGACTGGTGTTCTATGCGGTCGTGGCCGACATGGACCGGATGCGGGTGACCCGCAACTATGTGGAATACCTGACCGGGAACAACATTCTGATCGGCGCTGAACTGGACAAGACCATGGTCATTCTTGCGGTGACCGTCATTCTGTCCGTTGCCCTTTACCGGGGCCGTTCCATGCTGTTTGAGGCCACCAAGGACCACGCGGCGGCCATGGACCTGCGCCGGTTCTTTTCGCCGGAAGTCGCTGCCTCCATCACGGACGCCGACACAGAGTTGCAGGCGGGTGAGGGCCGTCAGCGGGACGCGGCGATCCTTTATGCCGATATAAGGTCCTTCACCTCGACTTCGGCAACGCTGGCCCCCGAAACGGTCCTGGCGGTCCTGGCCGAATACCAGAACATGGCCGTGGAGGTGATTGTTGAGGAAGGCGGGCGGGTCGACAAGTTCCTGGGCGACGGCATCCTGGCGACTTTTGGCGCGGTCCAGGACAGCGAAACCTATGCCGCCGATGCCCTGCGCGCCGCGGCCCGGCTTGTCGAATCCGCTGCACTTGAGCAGCAGCGTTTTCTGGAGGCCGGCTGGCCGCATCACCTTGAAATCGGCACGGCCGTTTCCGCCGGCCCGGTGACTGTCGGCGTGATCGGCTCGAAACGGCGCCTGGAATTCACGGTGATCGGGGACGCTGTCAACAGGGCGGCAAAACTGGAAGATGCCAACAAGGTCGAGCGCTCGAAGGCATTGACCGACAAATCGACGTTTGAGCTGGCTCTGTCCCAGGGGCTGGACCTGCCGCTGCTGGAAGCCCGGCCCGGGGCGGAAGTCGCGGGCATGAAACAACCGGTCGACCTGGTCGTGCTGGCCCGATAG
- a CDS encoding helix-turn-helix transcriptional regulator, whose amino-acid sequence MTVEAEKYIHLTNLAVAAALQPDRWQVFLDDLGKTLGTQVCTQLIGYDEQTKVAPLAYSSGYDPAILEIYETHYADKNPFAANFAKCAVGDVISTFQLCPPDKLRKTEFYADLLAPLEDITGGGGSMLAFDADRMFLIGGNMRAKDRDRYEADWLQLCSHLAPVIRQSLEINRTISGLSFEKWAAEQHLLGAGTALFVVDPAMAIHYACSEAEALLASGTLVGDGFDRRLRFRSEKVQQEFSDFAHFQARGDHNIFKNWRLTGNDGRTWTCRTIGVRLADLDRTPFGIFMDKSISAILVALKRDANSVSLQEQVQRLLGLSRAETDTVLKLADGLTPAEIADRRKISVHTARNQVKSALAKTGCRRQSDLVRKVEQVRQQANWQS is encoded by the coding sequence ATGACTGTTGAAGCTGAAAAATATATTCACTTGACGAACCTGGCGGTTGCAGCTGCTTTGCAGCCGGATCGCTGGCAGGTTTTCCTCGATGATCTTGGCAAGACGCTCGGAACTCAGGTGTGCACGCAGCTCATCGGCTATGATGAGCAGACGAAGGTTGCGCCGCTGGCCTATTCCTCGGGTTACGATCCGGCCATCCTGGAGATTTACGAGACTCACTACGCCGACAAGAACCCGTTTGCGGCGAATTTCGCCAAATGTGCCGTTGGCGACGTCATCTCCACCTTTCAACTCTGTCCACCCGACAAGCTTCGGAAAACAGAGTTCTATGCCGATCTGCTGGCGCCGCTTGAAGATATTACCGGCGGCGGGGGATCCATGCTGGCATTCGACGCCGACCGGATGTTTCTGATCGGCGGCAACATGCGTGCAAAGGATCGGGACCGCTACGAGGCGGACTGGTTGCAACTATGCAGCCATCTCGCGCCCGTCATTCGCCAGTCCCTTGAGATCAATCGCACGATTTCAGGGCTTTCCTTCGAAAAATGGGCCGCCGAACAGCATCTGCTGGGGGCGGGAACCGCACTGTTTGTCGTCGATCCCGCCATGGCGATCCACTATGCCTGTTCAGAAGCCGAAGCGTTGCTTGCCAGTGGTACATTGGTCGGTGACGGTTTTGATCGTCGTTTAAGGTTTCGCTCTGAAAAAGTGCAGCAGGAATTCAGCGACTTCGCACACTTTCAGGCCCGGGGCGACCACAATATTTTCAAGAACTGGCGGTTGACCGGCAATGATGGCCGGACCTGGACATGCAGAACCATCGGGGTCCGTCTGGCCGATCTTGATCGAACGCCATTCGGCATTTTCATGGACAAGTCCATTTCGGCGATACTCGTGGCACTCAAACGGGACGCGAACAGCGTCTCCTTGCAGGAGCAGGTGCAGCGTCTGCTCGGGTTGAGCCGCGCCGAAACCGACACGGTCCTGAAACTTGCGGACGGGCTTACGCCGGCGGAGATAGCCGACCGGCGGAAAATCAGCGTTCATACGGCCCGAAACCAGGTCAAGTCCGCCCTTGCCAAGACCGGGTGCCGTCGGCAAAGCGATCTCGTCCGCAAGGTGGAGCAAGTGCGCCAACAGGCCAACTGGCAATCCTGA